DNA from Thiomicrorhabdus sp. Kp2:
AATGAGACAAACCTTCTACGGTAAGTTGGCCATTCTCTGCATTAGAAAGTGCAATTAAGGCAACAATCAAAAAGCTTGCGGCAATGAGTGCGCCTAAATAAAGAAAGATTTTTTGAAAAATATCCATGGTTACCCTGGTAAATTAACAATTAAAATGAGTTGAAGATTGTAGCATGACCCAATTCATAGGTGCTTGCAAAGTCGTTTATTATTGAATGATAGTTTTGTTATTCATTTGGGGTCAATTCTTCAGAAAACTCTCTAAACTGACCCTTACCAGCTCTTTTGGCTTGATACATGGCCATATCCGACGCTTTTATGAGTGATTGGCGATCAAAAGATTGTTGAGGATAGTGGGCGATGCCAATACTTGACCCAATATGAACTTGATGATTTTTAATAACAAAAGGTTGTTTGAGTCGATCTGTAATACGTTGGGCTATTTCGGTTGACGATAAATTGCTCAAATGTGGTTCATAGTAAAAAACAAATTCGTCACCACCAACACGAGCAAGTAGTGAGTTGTTTGGGATCAATTTACCTATCTCTTTACCAACTTGTTTGAGTAATAAATCGCCAATGTCGTGACCTAAAGTGTCGTTAACGTTTTTAAAGTTATCCAAGTCTAAGAACATCAGGGTAACTTCACTTTTAGAATTTAGGGCGGTTTCTAAAATATTATAAAGTTTATGGCGATTGGCTAATCCTGTAACACTGTCCACATTAGCTAGATTATCTAAAGCGGCTTGCGTTTTTTTAAGGTCGGTAATATCCGAGTGGATAAAGCTGTAATGAGTCGTTTGGGTTGTATCATGAAAAATCTTTTTAATGCTAATGCGGCTTGCCATTCTGATTTCATTATTCTCATCAAACAGACTTAACTCTCCACGCCAAGCTCCTTTTGATTCTAAAGATGTGATTATGGCGTCATCTGCTTTGCTTTGTAGTCCGTTAATTAACTCAAGTAAACTTGAGCCTTCTAACGCTTGCCGAGTTTGATTTAACGATTGGCAAAGCGCGTTATTACAGCGTTTAATTTTAAAATCTTCGCCTGCAACGGCGATACCTTCAAGTGCGTGCTCAATAATAATGGAATCGACCTCTAATTCGTCTTCAATCCATTTTTGTTCACTCACATCAACACGAATGGAGAATATACGCTCAATCTTGCCATCACTGCCTAAATAAACTTGTCCCTTATCGTGAACCCAAATGTAGTGGCCATCGGCATGCTGAATACGGTGGGTACACTCAAATAGCGGTTCTTTACCGCTTAACACCTTGAGAAATTTTTGCTGAACGGCTTTTTGATCTTTGGGATGAATGCGGTTTTGCATGTCGTGAAGACTTGTTAATTGGAGGTCGTGTTCCAAGCCGAGCATTTTTTTCCATTGTGCAGAATATTGCACGTCATTGGTTTTTACATTCCATTCCCAATAGGCAAATTGTTCATTTTGCATTAAAGCTTGAATTCGGTAGTTTTCCTTTTGGTGAGTTTGTTTAAGGGCTTTAATAACTTGCTGACTTTGTGCAGATTGTTGTGCCAGTTCTTTTTGCATGTTTCTTGTTTGCAGTGGGCTAAGCAGTGATAGCGTTATTAAGGCAATAAATAGTGAAATAACGATTTGTTCAGAGTGCCAAGGGATAAATGAAATATCAATCACAAAAGGAGGTGACAAGCTGTACCAAATGCTGATTACAAGGCTAACCCATAACAGTGAAATAACGAGGGGACGGGTTAAGAACAGCAGGGTGTTTGTCATGGTATTAAATACTGTGAAATCAGATTAAAACCATTATAACCTTATGCTTTTTACAAGGTTATGGAATAAAAATAGGCAGGTATAAAATAAATTTGGTTCTCTGGCTTGGTGTGACTTAAAGAGGTGGAAATAGCTTGTTTTGTAGGAGTGTAAGTTATGAGTAATCTATAGCCAGTCTATAACCAGTCTATAACCAGTCTATAACCAGTCTATAACCAGTCTATAATCAGCCTATAACCATAACCCATTAAATGACTCTTCTCCTATTAGTTACCAGGCCTGGTTTAATTGGGCTTTGACTTCGGCATCACTCACCTGAGAAAAATCGCTGTAATATTGGCCAATAGAACCTAAATCATTAGGTTGTAAAAGGCAGATAACCTTATCAACCTGTTGGCTAATTTGTTTAAGCGTGTCTGCAGGTGCAACGGGTACTGCAACCGTAATAGAGCTTGGATTTTGGCTTTTAACCGCTTTGATGGCAGCAAACATAGTCGCGCCTGTTGCTAAACCATCGTCTACTAAAATAATGTTTTTATTGTTCAGAACTACTGGAGGTTTATTGCCTTTATATAAGGTTTCTCGGCGTTTGAGCTCCTGAGTTTCAAAGGCTTTTACTTTTTCAATTTCTGGTTGTTGGATACTATAGCTTTGTATCACCGTCTGGTTCAGAAATTCAATATCACCACTCGCAATAGCCCCCATGGCGAGTTCAGGGAATTGTGGTACACCTAGTTTTCTAACTAAAATAAGGTCGAGTGGGGCATGTAAAGACTTTGCAATTTCATAGGCTACTGGAACACCGCCTCTTGGCAGGGCAAGAACCACTGGGTGACTGATTAAAGGTTCATTTGATATGAATTCGGATAACCACTGTCCAGCTATAGAGCGGTTAGGGATTGGCGATTGTATTGTGCTGTGCATCTAAAGCCTCGCTATTCATCTGTTATCAAAATGCTTGTTATTTAAAGAATAAAGATGTGAGCTAAGAACTTCAAGTGAAACGTGTTTTAAGGGTTGAAAGTGAAGGGGGGATTAAACAGCCACGAGATGAAAACCGTGGCTGTATATAGTAAATAATTAAGCGTTTAATTTAGCCATTAAGAAATCCATAAAACCATCGGCTGCAATATCTTGCGCTTTTTCATCACGACGGTATTTGTATTCGATTTGACCATTGTCTAAACCACGTTCACCAATAACAATGCGATGCGGAATACCGATTAAATCCATGTCCGAGAACATAACGCCAGGGCGTTCGCTTCGGTCATCGAATAATACTTCGATACCTTTAGCCGTTAGCTCGTTATACATCGCTTCAGCCGCGTCTTTGACTCGCGGAGATTTATGCATTTGCATAGGCACAATACAAACCTGGAAAGGGGCTAGGGCTTCAGGCCAAATAATCCCTTTATCGTCGTAGTTTTGTTCAATGGCTGCCGCCACAACACGTGTTACACCAATACCGTAACAACCCATCTCTAAGATTTGCGAGCGACTGTTTTCATTTTGAACTGTGGCGTTTAATGCAGTTGAGTATTTATTACCCAGTTGGAATATATGCCCCACTTCAATACCACGACGGATTTCGATTTTACCGTTACCGCATGGGCTTGGATCCCCTTTAACCACATTACGAATATCGGCAACTAA
Protein-coding regions in this window:
- a CDS encoding sensor domain-containing diguanylate cyclase, with protein sequence MTNTLLFLTRPLVISLLWVSLVISIWYSLSPPFVIDISFIPWHSEQIVISLFIALITLSLLSPLQTRNMQKELAQQSAQSQQVIKALKQTHQKENYRIQALMQNEQFAYWEWNVKTNDVQYSAQWKKMLGLEHDLQLTSLHDMQNRIHPKDQKAVQQKFLKVLSGKEPLFECTHRIQHADGHYIWVHDKGQVYLGSDGKIERIFSIRVDVSEQKWIEDELEVDSIIIEHALEGIAVAGEDFKIKRCNNALCQSLNQTRQALEGSSLLELINGLQSKADDAIITSLESKGAWRGELSLFDENNEIRMASRISIKKIFHDTTQTTHYSFIHSDITDLKKTQAALDNLANVDSVTGLANRHKLYNILETALNSKSEVTLMFLDLDNFKNVNDTLGHDIGDLLLKQVGKEIGKLIPNNSLLARVGGDEFVFYYEPHLSNLSSTEIAQRITDRLKQPFVIKNHQVHIGSSIGIAHYPQQSFDRQSLIKASDMAMYQAKRAGKGQFREFSEELTPNE
- a CDS encoding phosphoribosyltransferase, yielding MHSTIQSPIPNRSIAGQWLSEFISNEPLISHPVVLALPRGGVPVAYEIAKSLHAPLDLILVRKLGVPQFPELAMGAIASGDIEFLNQTVIQSYSIQQPEIEKVKAFETQELKRRETLYKGNKPPVVLNNKNIILVDDGLATGATMFAAIKAVKSQNPSSITVAVPVAPADTLKQISQQVDKVICLLQPNDLGSIGQYYSDFSQVSDAEVKAQLNQAW